The Streptococcus viridans genome contains the following window.
TAGAAATCACCAAGTTTGAGAATAGCATCTACATTGATGAGGACTTGTCGGACTATAAAGAAGGTTTTTTAACAGGAATCAATGCTATTATCGAGGAGCAACTTCCTGAAGACTATCGAAATGATTTTATAGCATTTATGTTGGGCTGATGATAAAAACCGAAGAATGGGAAAAGTAGGAGGAAATATGAGCCATATGAATCTAGCAAAAGAAACCTTACTCCAGTTTATGCAGGCTATGTATTCTTGGGAGAAAAAGGCCACTAGGAGCCTAAGAAACCAAGCCGATAAAGAGATGTTGAAGGATGAATTAGCTACGATTTTTGACCAGTTTTGTAGATCTAAAAAAACACTCAGAGCAAGGGAAGTATCTTTATCCGTCCGGTTTCCGTTCGACTATAAATTAGAAACACATCCCATCGTTGATGAAGAGCATGACGGGAATCAAGCTTATTTCTACATCAAGGAGAATCGTTCTGGTATAGAAACTCTCTATCGTTTTCAAATGGTGTTTCAAACGGGGAAATGGTGGATTGATAAGAAAGAATGGCTTGATGATGGGAAGTGGATCAACTCTTCCTTGTGAAATACTGGATAGTATAGGAATGCAGGAAGAGATGTACTTCAAAAAACAGTGGTAGTTAAGTGTAAGAAATGAAATTTTAGAGGTCAATATGAATAAAACACTTTCAAATCAAAAAAGAAAATTAACAACCATTAAAAATCAAGTACTAAAGGCGAGAGATTTTCACTTAGAGGCAGAAAACCTATCTAATACTGAAGCCATTTTAACAGCTCTAAAATCAGATAAGAAAAGCGTTCAAGTTAACTACGAAGAAAATGGTGAGATAAGATCATACCTGTATGATCATGTAGATATGATTGATTCTATAAGTCCGTATCCTCTAGTCTCTAATTTTATAGAAAGTAAAATACCTGAAAACTACCAGTTATTATTGAACGGCTGTTTTTGTTCTGTTATGGCTGATATGGCTTCTGCTAAATATTTAGCTAAAGGTGGCTCAAACTTTGATACAGATATTTGTTTGAATATCTTATTTGCCCTTGCCTATTTAGATGATACTTATGTAGAGTTTTTAATTGATAAATTAGTGTATTTTAAAGAAGCTCAAGTTGAAAAAGGGAAGCAACCTATTTTCTTTTCATCCAGTAGTTT
Protein-coding sequences here:
- a CDS encoding NTF2 fold immunity protein, which gives rise to MSHMNLAKETLLQFMQAMYSWEKKATRSLRNQADKEMLKDELATIFDQFCRSKKTLRAREVSLSVRFPFDYKLETHPIVDEEHDGNQAYFYIKENRSGIETLYRFQMVFQTGKWWIDKKEWLDDGKWINSSL